A region of Methyloversatilis discipulorum DNA encodes the following proteins:
- a CDS encoding UDP-N-acetylmuramoyl-tripeptide--D-alanyl-D-alanine ligase, which translates to MNALWKASEVAAACGGTLSGPDVDIAGFSTDSRAVKAGDLFVALRGERFDAHDFIADVQAAGAAAAVIAADCAHTTGTLIRVADTRTALGDIARAWRSRFTLPLIGVTGSNGKTTVKEMIAAILRAHALGVGWNPDTTVLATRGNLNNDVGVPLMLFGLRATHRMAVIEMGMNHPGEIAWLAGMAKPTVALVNNAQREHLEFMNSVAEVARENGDVFDALGADGIAVVNADDDFADYWCGRNAARRVLRFGLDHAAEVFATATPEGLGYRLDLRGAFGTARIVLRVPGLHNARNALCAATAALAAGADMAAVVWALNRFEGVKGRQQVRVGLAGSTVIDDSYNANPDSVRAAIDVLASAAGRRILVLGDMGEVGDQGPEFHREAGAYARERGIDALHALGEASTHAVAAFGTGALHYPDHASIADALRPELDARTTVLVKGSRFMRMERVAEALLAHTGQDNHAS; encoded by the coding sequence ATGAACGCACTGTGGAAGGCCTCCGAAGTCGCGGCCGCCTGCGGCGGCACGCTGAGCGGCCCCGACGTCGACATCGCCGGCTTTTCGACCGACAGCCGCGCGGTGAAGGCCGGCGACCTGTTCGTCGCGCTGCGCGGCGAGCGCTTCGACGCGCACGACTTCATCGCCGACGTGCAGGCAGCGGGTGCGGCCGCCGCGGTGATCGCCGCCGACTGCGCGCACACCACGGGCACGCTGATCCGTGTCGCCGACACCCGCACGGCACTAGGCGACATCGCCCGCGCCTGGCGCAGCCGCTTCACGCTGCCGCTGATCGGCGTCACCGGCAGCAACGGCAAGACCACGGTGAAGGAAATGATCGCCGCCATCCTGCGCGCGCACGCGCTCGGCGTCGGCTGGAATCCGGACACGACGGTACTGGCCACGCGCGGCAACCTGAACAACGACGTCGGCGTTCCGCTGATGCTGTTCGGCCTGCGCGCGACGCACCGCATGGCGGTGATCGAGATGGGCATGAACCACCCGGGCGAGATCGCCTGGCTGGCCGGCATGGCGAAACCGACCGTGGCGCTGGTGAACAACGCCCAGCGCGAGCACCTCGAATTCATGAACAGCGTGGCCGAAGTCGCACGCGAGAACGGCGACGTGTTCGACGCGCTCGGCGCCGACGGCATCGCAGTGGTCAATGCCGACGACGATTTCGCCGACTACTGGTGCGGCCGCAACGCGGCGCGGCGCGTGCTGCGATTCGGTCTCGACCACGCCGCCGAAGTGTTCGCCACCGCCACGCCGGAAGGACTGGGCTACCGACTCGACCTGCGCGGCGCCTTCGGCACCGCCCGCATCGTGCTGCGCGTGCCCGGCCTGCACAACGCACGCAACGCGCTGTGCGCCGCGACCGCCGCGCTGGCCGCGGGTGCCGACATGGCCGCCGTGGTGTGGGCGCTGAACCGCTTCGAAGGCGTCAAGGGCCGCCAGCAGGTGCGCGTCGGACTGGCCGGCAGCACGGTGATCGACGACAGTTACAACGCCAACCCCGATTCGGTGCGCGCCGCCATCGACGTACTCGCCAGCGCAGCGGGCCGGCGCATCCTGGTGCTCGGCGACATGGGCGAGGTCGGCGACCAGGGCCCCGAATTCCACCGCGAAGCCGGCGCCTACGCACGCGAACGCGGCATCGACGCACTGCACGCCCTCGGTGAAGCCTCCACGCACGCCGTCGCCGCCTTCGGCACCGGCGCCCTCCATTACCCCGATCACGCCTCGATCGCCGACGCGCTGCGCCCCGAGCTCGACGCCCGCACCACGGTGCTGGTCAAGGGCTCGCGCTTCATGCGCATGGAACGCGTCGCCGAGGCGCTGCTCGCACACACCGGACAGGACAACCATGCTTCTTGA
- the murD gene encoding UDP-N-acetylmuramoyl-L-alanine--D-glutamate ligase produces MSMFGTHVLVLGLGESGLAMARWCARQGAELRVADSRAAPPGLDALARDIPAAELRCGQFDDSLLDGIALLALSPGLAPHEPLVQEAKRRGIEVVGEIELFARALRDLGWRERTKVIAITGTNGKTTTTTLTGALCRACGLATEVAGNISPAALDALMRVLDAGTVPDAWVLELSSFQLETTETLDADAATVLNVTQDHLDRHPGGMPAYAAEKARIFGAHTVQVLNRDDPWVAAMRRDGARAIGFGDGVPTAGDYGLAVRDGRTQLMRGTQPLLALDDMRLAGRHNAHNALAALALCEAISLPLERCVATLRDFAGLPHRVETVLDAGGVRFIDDSKGTNVGATVAAIEGLGRPLAIILGGDGKGQDFAPLGPVCARHARFCALIGRDAPAIAEVLAAHGVPHRSFATLEEATRAAYAAAAPGDAVLLSPACASLDMFRNYAHRAEVFIAEARRIAAEGVRP; encoded by the coding sequence ATGAGTATGTTCGGCACCCACGTCCTCGTCCTCGGCCTCGGTGAATCCGGCCTGGCCATGGCACGCTGGTGCGCCCGCCAGGGCGCCGAGCTGCGCGTGGCCGACAGCCGCGCCGCGCCGCCGGGGCTCGATGCGCTGGCGCGCGACATTCCGGCGGCCGAGCTGCGCTGCGGGCAGTTCGACGACAGCCTGCTCGACGGCATTGCGCTGCTGGCGCTGTCGCCCGGTCTGGCGCCGCACGAACCGCTGGTGCAGGAAGCCAAGCGTCGCGGCATCGAAGTGGTCGGCGAGATCGAACTGTTCGCACGCGCGCTGCGTGATCTCGGCTGGCGCGAACGCACGAAGGTGATCGCCATCACTGGCACCAACGGCAAGACCACCACCACCACGCTGACCGGCGCGCTGTGCCGTGCCTGCGGGCTGGCCACCGAGGTGGCCGGCAACATTTCGCCGGCCGCGCTCGACGCCTTGATGCGCGTCCTCGACGCCGGCACGGTGCCCGATGCGTGGGTACTCGAACTGTCGAGCTTTCAGCTGGAAACCACCGAAACGCTGGACGCCGACGCGGCCACCGTACTCAACGTGACGCAGGACCACCTCGACCGTCACCCGGGCGGCATGCCGGCCTACGCGGCCGAGAAGGCGCGCATCTTCGGCGCGCACACGGTGCAGGTACTGAACCGCGACGACCCCTGGGTCGCCGCGATGCGCCGCGATGGTGCACGCGCCATCGGCTTCGGCGACGGCGTGCCGACGGCCGGCGATTACGGACTGGCCGTGCGCGATGGACGCACCCAGCTGATGCGCGGCACGCAGCCGCTGCTCGCGCTCGACGACATGAGACTGGCCGGCCGCCACAACGCACACAACGCGCTCGCAGCGCTCGCGCTGTGCGAGGCGATCAGCCTGCCGCTGGAGCGCTGCGTCGCCACGCTGCGCGACTTCGCCGGCCTGCCGCACCGCGTCGAAACGGTGCTCGACGCCGGCGGCGTGCGCTTCATCGACGACTCCAAGGGCACCAATGTCGGCGCCACCGTGGCGGCCATCGAAGGTCTCGGTCGACCGCTGGCCATCATCCTCGGCGGCGACGGCAAGGGGCAGGATTTCGCGCCACTCGGCCCGGTGTGCGCGCGTCACGCCCGCTTCTGTGCACTGATCGGCCGCGACGCACCGGCCATCGCCGAAGTGCTCGCCGCCCACGGCGTTCCTCACCGCAGTTTCGCCACGCTGGAAGAAGCCACCCGTGCCGCGTACGCCGCCGCCGCGCCGGGCGACGCGGTGCTGCTGTCGCCCGCATGCGCCAGCCTCGACATGTTCCGCAACTACGCACACCGCGCCGAGGTGTTCATCGCCGAAGCGCGTCGCATCGCGGCCGAGGGAGTGCGCCCATGA
- the murG gene encoding undecaprenyldiphospho-muramoylpentapeptide beta-N-acetylglucosaminyltransferase, protein MSGTALIMAGGTGGHIYPGLAVADELRARGWRIVWLGNADGMEARIVPPRGYELQCIRFTALRGKGLLRKLMLPLNLLRGFWQALGVLGRVKPQVVLGLGGYVTFPGGMMAALRGIPLVLHEQNSIAGLANRVLAGVADRVLGGFPDALPKAEWTGNPVRADIAALPAPVERFAGRSGPLNILVVGGSLGAQVLNDTVPQALAKIPEGERPQVIHQAGERNMPALEAAYAAAGVRGTLQPFIQDMAGAYAQADLVICRAGALTVAELAAAGVASVLVPLPHAVDDHQTGNARFLADAGAAELMPQTALNADSLATLIRSLDRARLLDMAQRARALARPGATSEVADICAALAQGQQK, encoded by the coding sequence ATGAGCGGCACCGCGCTGATCATGGCCGGCGGCACCGGCGGCCACATCTACCCGGGCCTCGCCGTGGCCGACGAGCTGCGCGCGCGCGGCTGGCGCATTGTCTGGCTGGGCAACGCCGACGGCATGGAAGCGCGCATCGTGCCGCCACGCGGCTACGAACTGCAGTGCATCCGCTTCACCGCGCTGCGCGGCAAGGGCCTGCTGCGCAAGCTCATGCTGCCGCTCAATCTGCTGCGCGGTTTCTGGCAGGCGCTCGGCGTGCTCGGCCGCGTGAAGCCGCAGGTGGTGCTCGGCCTCGGCGGCTACGTCACTTTCCCCGGCGGCATGATGGCCGCACTGCGCGGCATTCCGCTGGTGCTGCACGAACAGAATTCGATTGCCGGGCTGGCCAACCGCGTTCTCGCCGGCGTTGCCGACCGCGTGCTCGGTGGCTTCCCGGATGCGCTGCCGAAAGCCGAATGGACAGGCAACCCGGTGCGCGCCGACATCGCGGCGCTGCCGGCGCCGGTCGAGCGTTTCGCCGGCCGCAGCGGTCCGCTGAACATCCTGGTGGTCGGCGGCAGCCTCGGCGCCCAGGTGCTGAACGACACGGTGCCGCAGGCCCTGGCGAAGATTCCCGAAGGCGAGCGCCCGCAGGTGATCCATCAGGCCGGCGAACGCAATATGCCGGCGCTCGAGGCGGCCTACGCGGCAGCGGGCGTGCGCGGCACATTGCAGCCTTTCATCCAGGACATGGCCGGCGCCTACGCGCAGGCCGATCTGGTCATCTGCCGCGCCGGCGCGCTCACCGTCGCCGAACTGGCGGCGGCCGGCGTCGCCTCGGTGCTGGTGCCGCTGCCGCACGCGGTCGACGACCACCAGACCGGCAACGCACGCTTTCTCGCCGACGCCGGAGCGGCTGAACTGATGCCGCAGACGGCGCTAAATGCCGACTCGCTGGCCACCCTCATCCGTTCGCTCGACCGCGCCCGCCTGCTTGATATGGCACAGCGCGCACGCGCCCTCGCCCGCCCCGGCGCGACGTCCGAGGTGGCCGACATCTGCGCAGCACTCGCGCAAGGACAACAGAAATGA
- a CDS encoding D-alanine--D-alanine ligase, giving the protein MSTHDTAALGKVAVLFGGSSAEREISIMSGSAVLAALQEQGVDAHAFDPAERDLWELKRDGFDRAFIALHGRGGEDGTIQGALECLGIPYTGSGVMASAIGMDKWRTKMVWLSAGLPTPRYKLLHAGSDFRAVANELGLPLFVKPAREGSSVGATKVTRIEDLEGAYEKAARCDPLVLAEQFISGRELTAPFLGDMALPLIRIEAPQGNYDYQNKYFTDDVKYHCPSGLDADLEQEIQDLVMRAARLIDCRGWGRADLMLGEDGRPWLLEINTSPGMTSHSLVPMAARAVGIEFGELCLRILESARLG; this is encoded by the coding sequence ATGAGTACCCACGACACCGCCGCACTGGGCAAGGTCGCCGTGCTGTTCGGCGGCAGCTCAGCCGAACGCGAAATCTCCATCATGTCGGGCAGTGCAGTGCTGGCCGCGCTGCAGGAACAGGGCGTCGACGCCCACGCCTTCGACCCGGCGGAACGCGACCTGTGGGAACTGAAGCGCGACGGCTTCGACCGCGCGTTCATCGCGCTGCACGGCCGCGGCGGCGAGGACGGCACGATACAGGGCGCGCTCGAATGCCTCGGCATTCCCTACACCGGCAGCGGCGTGATGGCCTCGGCCATCGGCATGGACAAATGGCGCACGAAGATGGTGTGGCTGTCGGCCGGCCTGCCGACGCCGCGTTACAAGCTGCTGCACGCCGGCAGTGACTTCCGCGCCGTGGCGAACGAACTCGGCTTGCCGCTGTTCGTGAAGCCGGCGCGCGAAGGCTCCAGCGTCGGCGCCACCAAAGTGACCCGCATCGAGGACCTGGAAGGCGCCTACGAAAAGGCCGCGCGCTGCGATCCGCTGGTGCTGGCCGAACAGTTCATCAGCGGCCGCGAGCTGACCGCGCCCTTCCTCGGCGACATGGCACTGCCGCTGATCCGCATCGAAGCACCGCAGGGCAACTACGACTACCAGAACAAGTACTTCACCGACGACGTGAAGTACCACTGCCCGAGCGGGCTCGACGCCGATCTCGAACAGGAGATCCAGGACCTGGTGATGCGCGCCGCGCGGCTGATCGATTGCCGCGGCTGGGGCCGTGCCGACCTGATGCTGGGCGAGGACGGCCGCCCCTGGCTGCTCGAAATCAACACCTCGCCGGGCATGACTTCGCACTCGCTGGTGCCGATGGCCGCGCGTGCGGTCGGCATCGAGTTCGGCGAACTGTGCCTGCGCATCCTGGAGTCCGCCCGCCTTGGCTAA
- the ftsA gene encoding cell division protein FtsA, producing MTRDSKDLIVGLDIGTSKISAVVAQLGSDGRLDILGLATQEAQGLKKGVVVNIEATVDSISRVIQEVELMADCKVREVFTGIAGSHIRSFNSNGVVAIKDKEVTRLDLERVVETARAMPIPADQEILHTLTQEFIIDGQDGVREPIGMSGKRLEVRVHIVTGAVSAAQNIIKCVRRCGLEVVDLVLQPLASSQATLSEDEKDLGVCLIDIGGGTTDIAIFTQGAIRHTAVIPIAGDQITNDIAMALRTPTAEAEDIKLRYGVAMSALADAEDMIEVPGIGDRGPRRMSRQALADVIEPRVSELFELVQAELRRSGYEELLSSGVVLTGGSATMRGMADLAEDVFHLPSRVGVPECSGNLADVVRHPRYAAAIGLVMEGAAQRRRGQVARETRNVRQVLANMRSWFERNF from the coding sequence ATGACAAGAGACAGCAAGGACCTCATCGTCGGCCTCGACATCGGCACGTCGAAAATTTCGGCCGTCGTCGCACAACTCGGCAGCGACGGACGGCTCGACATCCTCGGCCTCGCGACCCAGGAGGCGCAGGGCCTGAAGAAGGGCGTCGTGGTCAACATCGAAGCCACCGTCGATTCAATCTCGCGCGTGATCCAGGAAGTCGAGCTGATGGCCGACTGCAAGGTGCGCGAAGTGTTCACCGGCATCGCCGGCAGCCACATCCGCAGCTTCAACTCGAATGGTGTGGTCGCCATCAAGGACAAGGAAGTCACCCGGCTCGATCTCGAACGCGTGGTCGAAACCGCGCGCGCAATGCCGATTCCGGCCGATCAGGAAATCCTGCACACGCTGACCCAGGAATTCATCATCGACGGCCAGGACGGCGTGCGCGAGCCGATAGGCATGAGTGGCAAGCGGCTCGAAGTGCGCGTGCACATCGTGACCGGCGCCGTGTCGGCGGCGCAGAACATCATCAAGTGCGTTCGCCGCTGCGGCCTCGAAGTGGTGGACCTCGTGCTGCAGCCGCTGGCTTCCAGCCAGGCCACGCTGTCGGAGGACGAAAAGGATCTGGGCGTCTGCCTGATCGACATCGGCGGCGGCACCACCGACATCGCCATCTTCACCCAGGGCGCGATCCGCCACACGGCGGTCATCCCGATCGCCGGCGACCAGATCACCAACGACATCGCGATGGCTCTGCGCACGCCGACCGCCGAGGCGGAAGACATCAAGCTGCGCTACGGCGTGGCGATGTCGGCACTGGCCGACGCCGAGGACATGATCGAAGTGCCGGGCATCGGCGACCGCGGCCCTCGCCGCATGTCGCGCCAGGCGCTGGCCGACGTGATCGAGCCGCGCGTGTCCGAGCTGTTCGAACTGGTGCAGGCCGAACTGCGACGCAGCGGCTACGAAGAACTGCTGTCGTCCGGCGTGGTGCTGACCGGCGGCAGCGCAACCATGCGCGGCATGGCCGACCTGGCCGAGGACGTGTTCCACCTGCCGTCACGCGTCGGTGTACCGGAATGCAGCGGAAACCTTGCCGACGTGGTGCGCCATCCGCGCTACGCGGCGGCGATCGGGCTGGTGATGGAGGGCGCTGCGCAGCGTCGTCGGGGGCAGGTTGCGCGCGAAACGAGGAACGTCCGTCAGGTGCTGGCCAACATGCGTTCCTGGTTCGAAAGAAATTTCTGA
- the murC gene encoding UDP-N-acetylmuramate--L-alanine ligase, protein MKHKISHIHFIGIGGSGMSGIAEVLLNQGYVVSGSDIADNAVTRRLAALGARVVQGHAADNIAGADAVVTSTAVSADNPEVVRARERQIPIVPRAQMLAELMRIKQGVAVAGTHGKTTTTSLIASCLAEGGLDPTFVIGGRLNSAGANARLGTGEFLVAEADESDASFLFLSPVVSVVTNIDADHMDTYGHDFSKLKQAFVDFLNRLPFYGVAVLCADDANVREIIPQVPKQIIRYGLDPNAQVRAENVRADGTRMLFDAVRVNGTTTRIPVELNLPGLHNVRNALAAIAVANEVGVSDDAIVRALGEFKGVGRRFTRHGEIALPAGGSFTLVDDYGHHPVEMAATLEAARGAYPGRRIVLAFQPHRYTRTRDCFEDFVRVLSGADAVVLTEVYAAGEAPIVAADGRALARALRVAGKVEPVFVEDINALPQTLLDTVRDGDVVLGMGAGSIGQLPAKFAQDIQK, encoded by the coding sequence ATGAAACACAAGATCAGCCACATCCATTTCATCGGTATCGGCGGATCCGGCATGAGCGGCATCGCCGAAGTGCTGCTCAACCAGGGCTACGTGGTCAGCGGTTCGGACATCGCCGACAACGCGGTCACGCGCCGCCTCGCCGCGCTCGGCGCGCGCGTGGTGCAGGGTCACGCCGCCGACAACATCGCCGGTGCCGACGCGGTCGTCACCTCGACCGCGGTCAGCGCCGACAACCCTGAAGTCGTGCGCGCACGCGAGCGGCAGATTCCCATCGTGCCGCGGGCACAGATGCTGGCTGAGCTGATGCGCATCAAGCAGGGTGTGGCGGTCGCCGGCACCCACGGCAAGACCACCACCACCTCGCTGATCGCCAGCTGCCTGGCCGAAGGCGGACTGGACCCGACCTTCGTCATCGGCGGCCGGCTCAATTCGGCCGGCGCCAACGCGCGCCTGGGCACCGGCGAGTTCCTGGTGGCCGAGGCCGACGAGTCCGACGCCTCCTTCCTGTTCCTGTCGCCGGTGGTGTCGGTCGTGACCAATATCGACGCCGATCACATGGACACCTATGGCCACGACTTCTCGAAACTGAAGCAGGCCTTCGTCGACTTCCTGAACCGTCTGCCCTTCTACGGCGTCGCGGTGCTGTGCGCCGACGACGCGAACGTGCGCGAAATCATTCCGCAGGTGCCAAAGCAGATCATCCGCTACGGCCTCGATCCGAATGCCCAGGTGCGCGCCGAGAACGTGCGCGCCGACGGTACCCGCATGCTGTTCGACGCGGTGCGCGTCAATGGCACGACCACCCGCATTCCGGTCGAACTGAACCTGCCGGGCCTGCACAATGTGCGCAACGCGCTGGCCGCCATCGCGGTAGCCAACGAGGTCGGCGTGTCCGACGACGCGATCGTCCGCGCGCTCGGCGAATTCAAGGGCGTCGGTCGCCGCTTCACCCGCCACGGCGAAATCGCGCTGCCGGCTGGCGGCAGCTTCACACTGGTCGACGACTACGGCCACCACCCGGTCGAAATGGCCGCCACGCTCGAAGCGGCGCGCGGCGCCTACCCTGGCCGGCGCATCGTGCTGGCCTTCCAGCCGCACCGCTACACGCGTACCCGCGACTGCTTCGAAGACTTCGTGCGCGTGCTGTCGGGCGCCGACGCGGTGGTGCTGACCGAGGTCTATGCCGCCGGCGAAGCGCCCATCGTCGCCGCCGACGGCCGCGCGCTGGCGCGCGCACTGCGCGTCGCCGGCAAGGTCGAGCCGGTATTCGTCGAAGACATCAACGCGTTGCCGCAGACCCTGCTCGACACCGTACGCGACGGCGACGTCGTGCTCGGCATGGGCGCCGGCTCCATCGGGCAACTGCCCGCCAAATTCGCACAGGACATCCAGAAATGA
- the mraY gene encoding phospho-N-acetylmuramoyl-pentapeptide-transferase gives MLLELARWLAQDIRAFNVFNYITLRAVLAMMTSLAICWMFGPMLIRKLTEYKIGQAVRDDGPKSHLTKAGTPTMGGALILIALGVTTLLWADLSNRYVWVVLVVTLGFGAVGWVDDWRKVVHRNPKGLPAKPKFFWSSVFAAGAAVYLGLTAQVPAQLELIVPFFKTVAYPLGAIGFMVLTYFVIVGTSHAVNLTDGLDGLATMPAVMVSGALAIFAYVAGNAVFSRYLGVPFIPGAGELAIFCGALCGAGLGFLWFNAYPAEVFMGDVGALALGAALGTVAVIVRQEIVLFIMGGLFVAETLSVMIQVLYFKWSGGKRIFRMAPLHHHYELGGWKETQVVVRFWIITLMLVLFGLSTLKLR, from the coding sequence ATGCTTCTTGAACTTGCCCGCTGGCTGGCGCAGGACATCCGCGCATTCAACGTTTTCAACTACATCACGCTGCGCGCAGTGCTGGCGATGATGACTTCGCTCGCCATCTGCTGGATGTTCGGCCCCATGCTCATCCGCAAGCTGACCGAATACAAGATCGGTCAGGCGGTGCGCGACGACGGCCCGAAATCGCATCTGACCAAAGCCGGCACGCCGACCATGGGCGGCGCCCTCATCCTGATCGCGCTCGGTGTCACGACGCTGCTGTGGGCCGACCTGTCGAACCGCTACGTCTGGGTGGTACTGGTCGTCACGCTGGGCTTCGGCGCGGTGGGCTGGGTGGACGACTGGCGCAAGGTGGTGCATCGCAACCCGAAGGGCCTGCCGGCCAAACCGAAGTTCTTCTGGTCGTCGGTGTTCGCCGCTGGCGCCGCGGTGTACCTCGGCCTGACCGCCCAGGTGCCAGCCCAGCTCGAACTGATCGTGCCCTTCTTCAAGACCGTGGCCTACCCGCTCGGCGCGATCGGCTTCATGGTGCTCACCTACTTCGTCATCGTCGGCACCAGCCACGCGGTAAACCTGACCGACGGCCTCGACGGCCTCGCGACGATGCCGGCGGTGATGGTGAGCGGCGCGCTCGCCATCTTCGCCTACGTCGCCGGCAACGCGGTGTTCTCGCGCTATCTGGGCGTGCCCTTCATCCCCGGCGCCGGTGAGCTGGCCATCTTCTGCGGCGCGCTGTGCGGCGCCGGTCTCGGCTTCCTGTGGTTCAACGCCTATCCGGCGGAAGTGTTCATGGGCGACGTCGGCGCACTGGCGCTGGGCGCCGCGCTCGGCACCGTGGCGGTCATCGTTCGCCAGGAAATCGTGCTCTTCATCATGGGCGGTCTGTTCGTCGCCGAAACGCTGTCGGTGATGATCCAGGTGCTCTACTTCAAGTGGTCGGGCGGCAAACGCATCTTCCGCATGGCGCCGCTGCACCACCACTACGAACTGGGCGGCTGGAAGGAGACGCAGGTGGTCGTGCGCTTCTGGATCATCACGCTGATGCTCGTGCTGTTCGGCCTTTCCACGCTGAAGCTGCGGTGA
- a CDS encoding cell division protein FtsQ/DivIB, producing the protein MAKKPSARNKATQRRDDGGLWDSPRALTMIADVILLLASAAIGYALVIMVTRMPVLPLQSVTLTRAPANVSAAQIEDAARRAVTGSFLTTDIERARTVFESLPWVRHATVRRVWPGSLEIDIEEHVAVARWWVPPNVPARMVNAQGELFVAEHEAALPLFIGPDEDSASMLARHLEWSDLLAPMERQINKLVLTRRQAWQLQLDDGTRLELGREEEKSPIAERLARYVNTQPEILRRGAQKVIYADLRYPNGYAIRMSSTEHQDRP; encoded by the coding sequence TTGGCTAAAAAGCCCTCAGCGCGCAACAAGGCCACGCAGCGCCGCGACGACGGCGGTCTGTGGGACAGCCCGCGCGCGCTGACGATGATCGCCGACGTGATCCTGCTGCTGGCAAGTGCCGCCATCGGCTATGCGCTGGTGATCATGGTCACCCGCATGCCGGTGCTGCCGTTGCAGTCGGTGACGCTGACGCGTGCGCCGGCCAACGTGAGTGCCGCGCAGATCGAGGACGCCGCGCGGCGCGCCGTCACCGGGAGCTTTCTCACCACCGACATCGAGCGCGCACGCACCGTGTTCGAAAGCCTGCCCTGGGTGCGCCACGCCACGGTGCGCCGGGTGTGGCCCGGTTCGCTGGAAATCGACATCGAGGAGCACGTCGCCGTCGCACGCTGGTGGGTGCCGCCTAACGTGCCGGCGCGCATGGTAAATGCCCAGGGCGAACTGTTCGTGGCCGAGCACGAAGCCGCACTGCCGCTGTTCATCGGGCCGGACGAGGACTCGGCCAGCATGCTGGCGCGCCACCTCGAATGGAGCGATCTGCTGGCGCCGATGGAGCGGCAGATCAACAAGCTGGTGCTGACGCGCCGCCAGGCCTGGCAGTTGCAGCTCGACGACGGAACGCGGCTCGAACTCGGTCGCGAGGAGGAGAAGTCGCCGATCGCCGAACGGCTCGCGCGCTACGTCAACACCCAGCCGGAAATCCTGCGCCGCGGCGCACAGAAAGTGATCTACGCCGATCTGCGCTACCCGAACGGCTACGCAATACGAATGAGCAGCACTGAACACCAGGACAGACCATGA
- the ftsW gene encoding putative lipid II flippase FtsW, with amino-acid sequence MSGSMRLDTSRFGDSPKPAELDPWLLWPAVALLLIGLVMVYSASIAVADSSRFTGNKQEFFLIRQAVFLAIGGVAALMAFQVPIRTWQAWSMWLFLGGIVLLVLVMIPGIGSVVNNSRRWINLGPVNLQPSELVKLFTVLYAASYIVRRLPEMHSFRRAFVPMTLVILLVGALLVAEPDYGAFVVIVLIAFGMLFLGGINGKLFFSLGVVALVGFALIIRFNELRWGRFIAFLDPFNNDPLGKGYQLTHSLIAFGRGEWFGVGLGGSVEKLLYLPEAHTDFLLAVIGEELGLVGVATVIGLFALVVHRAFAIGRRALLLERAYAGLVAQGVGIWFGVQAFINMGVNVGILPTKGLTLPLMSYGGSGILVNCVALAILLRIDWENRR; translated from the coding sequence ATGAGCGGCAGCATGCGCCTCGATACCTCACGCTTCGGCGATTCGCCGAAGCCGGCCGAACTCGACCCCTGGCTGCTGTGGCCAGCGGTCGCGCTGCTGCTGATCGGCCTCGTCATGGTGTACTCGGCGTCGATCGCGGTCGCCGACAGCAGTCGCTTCACCGGCAACAAGCAGGAGTTCTTCCTGATCCGCCAGGCGGTGTTCCTCGCCATCGGTGGCGTGGCGGCGCTGATGGCCTTTCAGGTGCCGATCCGCACCTGGCAGGCCTGGTCGATGTGGCTCTTCCTCGGCGGCATCGTACTGCTGGTGCTGGTGATGATTCCGGGCATCGGCAGCGTCGTGAACAACTCGCGCCGCTGGATCAACCTCGGCCCGGTGAACCTGCAGCCGTCCGAACTGGTGAAGCTGTTTACCGTGCTCTACGCCGCCAGCTACATCGTGCGCCGGCTGCCCGAGATGCACTCCTTCCGCCGCGCCTTCGTGCCGATGACCCTGGTCATCCTGCTGGTCGGCGCGCTGCTGGTGGCGGAGCCCGACTACGGCGCCTTCGTCGTCATCGTGCTGATCGCCTTCGGCATGCTTTTCCTCGGCGGCATCAACGGCAAGCTGTTCTTCTCGCTCGGCGTGGTCGCGCTGGTCGGTTTCGCGCTGATCATCCGCTTCAACGAGCTGCGCTGGGGCCGCTTCATCGCCTTCCTCGATCCGTTCAACAACGACCCGCTGGGCAAGGGCTACCAGCTCACCCACTCGCTGATCGCCTTCGGCCGCGGCGAGTGGTTCGGCGTCGGCCTCGGCGGCAGCGTCGAGAAACTGCTCTACCTGCCGGAGGCACACACCGACTTCCTGCTGGCGGTGATCGGCGAGGAACTGGGGCTGGTCGGCGTCGCAACGGTGATCGGCCTGTTCGCACTGGTGGTACACCGCGCCTTCGCGATCGGCCGGCGCGCCCTGCTGCTGGAGCGCGCCTACGCCGGTCTGGTCGCCCAGGGCGTCGGCATCTGGTTCGGCGTGCAGGCCTTCATCAACATGGGCGTGAACGTGGGCATCCTGCCGACCAAGGGGCTGACGCTGCCGCTGATGAGTTACGGCGGCTCGGGCATCCTGGTCAACTGCGTCGCGCTGGCCATCCTGTTGCGCATCGACTGGGAGAACCGTCGATGA